In the genome of Pseudomonas protegens, one region contains:
- a CDS encoding PAAR domain-containing protein, translated as MIEASGFPVNGIAQCLLGDKALCPTHLGTYALVSGGDGSAIHNGRPMAFEPATLACGCSVTSSCTAQYAKA; from the coding sequence ATGATTGAGGCCAGCGGCTTTCCGGTGAATGGCATTGCCCAATGCCTGCTCGGCGATAAAGCCCTTTGCCCGACCCACCTGGGTACTTATGCCCTGGTGTCCGGTGGTGACGGTAGCGCGATCCATAATGGCCGCCCGATGGCATTTGAACCCGCGACGCTCGCCTGTGGCTGCAGCGTCACGTCCTCTTGTACAGCCCAATATGCGAAGGCCTGA
- the cyoB gene encoding cytochrome o ubiquinol oxidase subunit I has product MFGKLSLEAIPFHEPIVMVTVAMILLGGLALFAAITYFKKWTYLWTEWLTSVDHKKIGVMYIIVAMVMLLRGFADAIMMRTQLAMATEGSPGYLPPEHYDQIFTAHGVIMIIFMAMPFFTGLMNLVVPLQIGARDVAYPFLNSLSFWLLVSGVVLINLSLGVGEFAKTGWVAYPPLSGLQYSPGVGVDYYIWALQLSGLGTTLTGVNFLATVLKMRTPGMKMMDMPIFTWTCTWANVLIVASFPILTATLALLTLDRYMDFHIFTNELGGNPMMYVNLFWAWGHPEVYILILPAFGIFSEVISTFSGKRLFGHHSMIYASGAISILGFMVWLHHFFTMGSGASVNAFFGLATMLISIPTGVKLFNWLFTIYHGRLRITSQVLWTLGFMVTFAIGGMTGVLLAIPGADFVLHNSLFVIAHFHNVIIGGAVFGYIAGFSFYFPKAFGFKLHEGWGKAAFWFWISGFFVAFMPLYALGFMGMTRRLNATTNPEWVPYLYVAMVGALMIAVGIACQLIQLYVSVRDRKQNMCVSGDPWNAHTLEWSTSSPPPFYNFAVLPKAEGIDPFTEAKENGTAYAQPGRYQPIHMPNNTATGVVMGALLTVFGFAMIWHIWWLAIASLAGTVIYFAIHAARDDQGYMVPVETIERIEAEQHKRLVSENKIPATRVETSLEQA; this is encoded by the coding sequence ATGTTTGGTAAATTAAGTCTGGAAGCGATACCGTTCCACGAGCCGATCGTCATGGTGACCGTTGCCATGATTCTGCTCGGTGGTCTGGCGCTGTTCGCGGCAATCACCTACTTCAAGAAGTGGACCTACCTGTGGACCGAGTGGCTGACGTCCGTCGACCACAAGAAAATCGGTGTGATGTACATCATCGTCGCCATGGTCATGCTGCTGCGTGGCTTCGCCGACGCCATCATGATGCGTACCCAGCTGGCCATGGCCACCGAGGGTTCGCCTGGCTACCTGCCACCTGAACACTATGACCAGATCTTCACCGCCCACGGTGTGATCATGATCATCTTCATGGCGATGCCTTTCTTCACCGGCCTGATGAACCTGGTCGTGCCGCTGCAGATCGGCGCGCGTGACGTGGCCTATCCGTTCCTCAACTCCCTGAGCTTCTGGCTGCTGGTATCGGGCGTGGTGCTGATCAACCTGTCCCTGGGCGTTGGCGAATTCGCCAAGACCGGCTGGGTTGCCTATCCGCCGCTGTCGGGCCTGCAATACAGTCCGGGCGTGGGTGTGGACTACTACATCTGGGCGCTGCAGCTATCGGGTCTGGGGACAACGCTGACGGGGGTCAACTTCCTGGCCACCGTGCTGAAAATGCGTACCCCTGGCATGAAGATGATGGACATGCCGATCTTCACCTGGACCTGCACCTGGGCCAACGTGCTGATCGTGGCTTCGTTCCCGATCCTCACCGCCACCCTGGCACTGCTGACGCTTGACCGTTACATGGATTTCCACATTTTCACCAATGAACTTGGTGGCAATCCAATGATGTACGTGAACCTGTTCTGGGCCTGGGGTCACCCCGAGGTGTACATCCTGATCCTGCCGGCGTTCGGTATCTTCTCCGAAGTGATCTCGACCTTCTCCGGCAAGCGCCTGTTCGGCCACCACTCGATGATCTACGCCTCCGGCGCGATCTCGATCCTGGGCTTCATGGTCTGGCTGCACCACTTCTTCACCATGGGTTCGGGGGCCAGCGTCAACGCCTTCTTCGGCCTGGCGACCATGCTGATCTCGATCCCGACCGGGGTGAAGCTGTTCAACTGGCTGTTCACCATCTACCACGGCCGTCTGCGCATCACCAGCCAGGTTCTGTGGACCCTGGGCTTCATGGTGACCTTCGCCATCGGCGGCATGACCGGCGTACTGCTGGCCATCCCGGGTGCGGACTTCGTGCTGCACAACAGCCTGTTCGTGATCGCGCACTTCCATAACGTGATCATCGGCGGCGCGGTATTCGGCTACATCGCCGGCTTCAGCTTCTACTTCCCGAAAGCCTTCGGCTTCAAGCTGCATGAAGGTTGGGGCAAGGCTGCGTTCTGGTTCTGGATCTCGGGCTTCTTCGTTGCCTTCATGCCGCTCTACGCACTGGGCTTCATGGGCATGACCCGTCGTCTGAACGCCACCACCAACCCTGAGTGGGTGCCATACCTGTACGTGGCCATGGTGGGTGCGCTGATGATCGCCGTGGGCATCGCCTGCCAGCTGATCCAGCTGTACGTCAGCGTGCGTGACCGCAAGCAGAACATGTGTGTGTCCGGCGACCCTTGGAACGCCCATACCCTGGAATGGTCGACTTCGTCGCCACCGCCGTTCTACAACTTCGCGGTACTGCCGAAAGCCGAAGGCATCGACCCGTTCACCGAAGCCAAGGAAAACGGCACTGCCTACGCGCAGCCTGGCCGCTACCAGCCGATCCACATGCCCAACAACACCGCTACCGGTGTGGTCATGGGGGCTCTGCTGACCGTGTTCGGTTTCGCCATGATCTGGCACATCTGGTGGCTGGCCATCGCAAGCCTGGCCGGCACCGTGATCTATTTCGCGATCCACGCTGCCCGTGATGATCAAGGCTACATGGTGCCGGTCGAGACGATCGAACGCATCGAAGCCGAGCAGCACAAGCGTCTGGTATCGGAGAACAAGATCCCGGCTACCCGTGTTGAAACCTCGTTGGAACAGGCTTAA
- the cyoD gene encoding cytochrome o ubiquinol oxidase subunit IV — protein MANTHSHDEAGHGSVKSYAIGFILSVILTLIPFGLVMYPSLPKDVTLWIVLAFAVIQVIVHLVYFLHLDRSAAQRNNVIAFIFAALVIVLLVGLSLWIMFSIHTVMMAK, from the coding sequence ATGGCCAACACACACTCCCACGACGAAGCCGGTCACGGCAGCGTCAAGTCCTACGCCATCGGCTTCATCCTGTCGGTCATCCTGACACTGATCCCGTTCGGCCTGGTGATGTACCCGTCGCTGCCTAAAGACGTGACCCTGTGGATCGTCCTGGCGTTCGCGGTCATCCAGGTGATCGTTCACCTGGTGTACTTCCTCCATCTGGACCGTTCCGCGGCGCAGCGTAACAACGTCATCGCGTTTATCTTCGCGGCGCTGGTCATTGTTCTGCTGGTTGGTCTGTCGTTGTGGATCATGTTCAGCATCCACACCGTCATGATGGCCAAGTGA
- a CDS encoding cytochrome o ubiquinol oxidase subunit III, with translation MSNLVTNAGHAHVDDHGHDDHHHDSGEMTVFGFWLYLMTDCILFASIFAVYAVLVNNVAGGPSGHDIFELPYVLGETALLLFSSITYGFAMLAFFRGNKKQVLGWLAMTFLFGLGFIGMEINEFHLLISEGYGPSRSGFLSGFFTLVGTHGLHVTSGLIWMAIMMYQVQKNGLTATNKTRLSCLSLFWHFLDVVWICVFTVVYLMGTM, from the coding sequence ATGTCGAACTTAGTGACCAATGCTGGACACGCCCATGTCGATGACCATGGGCACGATGACCATCACCACGACTCGGGCGAGATGACCGTATTCGGTTTCTGGCTCTACCTGATGACCGACTGCATTCTGTTTGCGTCGATCTTCGCGGTATACGCGGTACTGGTTAACAACGTAGCGGGTGGCCCGTCGGGCCACGACATCTTCGAACTGCCTTATGTACTGGGCGAAACCGCTCTGCTGCTGTTCAGTTCGATCACCTACGGCTTCGCCATGCTGGCGTTCTTCCGGGGCAACAAGAAGCAGGTACTGGGCTGGCTGGCCATGACCTTCCTGTTCGGCCTGGGCTTCATCGGCATGGAGATCAACGAGTTCCACCTGCTGATTTCCGAAGGCTACGGCCCTAGCCGTTCCGGCTTCCTGTCCGGGTTCTTCACCCTGGTCGGCACCCACGGTCTGCACGTGACCAGCGGTCTGATCTGGATGGCGATCATGATGTACCAGGTGCAGAAAAACGGCCTGACGGCGACCAACAAGACCCGTCTGAGCTGCCTGAGCCTGTTCTGGCACTTCCTGGACGTGGTGTGGATCTGCGTATTCACCGTTGTTTACCTGATGGGGACTATGTAA
- the cyoA gene encoding ubiquinol oxidase subunit II yields MSKNRYPRLLGLLPLLGMLMLGGCKWTLLDPKGQVGLDERNLIITATILMLLVVVPVILMTFAFAWKYRASNKDATYAPKWSHSTKIEIAVWLVPVLIIIALGYVTYKSTHALDPYRPIESDVKPVTIEVVAMDWKWLFIYPDQGIATVNKIVFPAHTPVNFRVTSDTVMNSFFIPGLGGQIYAMAGMTTKLHLIANQNTELEGISANYSGAGFTGMKFKAIATSQEDFDAWVNEVKKAPKQLDTAEYEALSKPSQNNPVELYSAYAPNLFQTVIDKYEGMKPGKPLKHEKKEKEVAATEGMDVSSHSAAGAEE; encoded by the coding sequence ATGAGTAAAAACAGGTACCCCAGATTACTAGGCTTATTGCCGCTGCTCGGCATGTTAATGCTGGGAGGCTGCAAATGGACCTTGCTTGATCCCAAAGGTCAGGTTGGTCTGGATGAACGAAACCTGATCATCACGGCAACCATTCTGATGCTGCTGGTGGTTGTGCCGGTCATTCTCATGACCTTCGCCTTCGCCTGGAAATACCGCGCCTCGAACAAGGACGCGACCTACGCGCCGAAGTGGTCCCACTCCACCAAGATCGAGATCGCGGTGTGGCTGGTTCCGGTGCTGATCATCATTGCCCTGGGTTATGTCACCTACAAGTCGACCCACGCCCTGGACCCTTATCGCCCGATCGAATCCGACGTCAAGCCGGTGACCATCGAGGTGGTGGCCATGGACTGGAAGTGGCTGTTCATCTACCCCGACCAAGGCATCGCCACCGTCAACAAGATCGTGTTCCCGGCTCATACCCCGGTGAACTTCCGTGTCACCTCCGACACCGTGATGAACTCGTTCTTCATCCCGGGCCTGGGCGGCCAGATCTACGCCATGGCGGGCATGACCACCAAGCTGCACCTGATTGCCAACCAGAACACCGAACTTGAAGGTATCTCCGCCAACTACAGCGGCGCGGGTTTTACCGGCATGAAGTTCAAAGCGATCGCTACCAGTCAGGAAGATTTCGACGCCTGGGTAAACGAAGTCAAGAAGGCACCTAAACAGCTGGATACCGCTGAATACGAAGCCCTTTCCAAGCCGAGCCAGAACAATCCTGTCGAGCTCTACTCCGCTTACGCGCCAAACCTGTTCCAGACCGTCATCGACAAGTATGAAGGCATGAAACCGGGCAAGCCGCTCAAGCACGAGAAGAAAGAAAAGGAAGTGGCCGCAACCGAAGGGATGGACGTGAGTTCGCATTCAGCTGCCGGGGCAGAGGAGTAA
- the cyoE gene encoding heme o synthase: protein MSLKHFIQITKPGIIFGNVLSVAGGFFLASKGHVDLAIFLAAMIGTSLVVASGCVFNNCIDRDIDLKMERTKNRVLVQGLISLEAALVYASLLGIAGVALLYYVANPLAALFAVIGFVIYVGLYSLYLKRKSVHGTLVGSLSGAMPPVIGYVAVSNTFDMAALTLLVMFSLWQMPHSYAIAIFRFNDYLAASIPVLPVKRGIRVAKKHILLYILAFLVATLMLTFSGYAGMSYLAVAAAMGMYWLYMAWTGYKAVDDTVWARKLFVFSIFTITALSVMMSVDFKAPTELLLTYAH from the coding sequence ATGTCGCTCAAGCACTTTATCCAAATCACCAAACCGGGGATCATTTTCGGTAACGTGCTTTCTGTGGCAGGCGGGTTTTTCCTGGCCTCGAAAGGGCATGTCGATCTGGCCATTTTCCTGGCCGCCATGATCGGCACCTCGCTGGTGGTAGCGTCCGGTTGCGTGTTCAACAACTGCATCGACCGTGACATCGACCTGAAGATGGAGCGCACCAAGAACCGCGTGCTGGTCCAGGGCCTGATCTCCCTGGAAGCGGCCCTGGTTTATGCCTCCCTCCTCGGGATCGCCGGCGTCGCCCTGCTGTACTACGTGGCCAACCCGTTGGCCGCGTTGTTCGCGGTAATCGGCTTTGTCATCTACGTCGGCCTGTACAGCCTGTACCTCAAGCGCAAGTCGGTTCACGGCACGCTGGTGGGCAGTCTGTCCGGGGCCATGCCGCCGGTGATCGGTTATGTGGCCGTGAGCAACACCTTCGACATGGCCGCGCTGACCCTGCTGGTGATGTTCAGCCTGTGGCAGATGCCGCACTCCTACGCCATCGCAATCTTCCGCTTCAACGATTACCTGGCCGCATCGATTCCGGTGCTGCCGGTAAAACGCGGGATTCGCGTGGCCAAGAAGCACATCCTGCTCTACATCCTGGCGTTCCTGGTGGCGACCCTGATGCTGACCTTCAGCGGTTACGCCGGCATGAGCTACCTGGCGGTAGCGGCGGCGATGGGCATGTACTGGCTGTACATGGCCTGGACCGGCTACAAGGCGGTGGATGACACCGTGTGGGCGCGCAAGCTGTTCGTGTTCTCGATCTTCACCATCACCGCGCTGAGCGTGATGATGTCGGTGGACTTCAAGGCCCCGACCGAGCTATTGCTGACCTACGCACACTAA
- a CDS encoding DUF4123 domain-containing protein: MSAYQHLDDLGLLRPANSPSAFVLVEASAERNLLARLEFHGVAHRSLWRLESLSGLEQHAPYLCQVERGSDFDDWLGEHYDRLALTWLFSRRPFPELWQHLRRFSKFEDQGRFFFLRLGHPDALHTYVASLSHAPEPLARLFAEGGIEALYFHGPHSGLSRRVQPLFEQQGDSAATFDGCLVWHEVTAKGES; encoded by the coding sequence ATGAGTGCCTATCAACACCTCGATGACCTTGGCCTGCTCAGGCCTGCAAACAGCCCATCCGCTTTCGTTCTGGTCGAAGCATCGGCCGAGCGCAATCTGCTCGCCCGCCTGGAGTTCCATGGCGTCGCCCACCGTTCACTGTGGCGTCTGGAATCGCTCAGTGGCCTGGAGCAACATGCGCCGTACCTGTGCCAGGTCGAGCGGGGCAGCGATTTTGATGACTGGCTGGGCGAACACTACGACAGGCTGGCCTTGACCTGGCTGTTCAGCCGACGGCCTTTCCCGGAGCTCTGGCAACACCTGCGACGCTTCAGCAAGTTCGAAGATCAGGGCCGTTTCTTTTTCCTGCGCCTGGGCCATCCGGACGCGCTGCACACCTACGTGGCCTCGCTCTCTCACGCCCCAGAACCCCTGGCACGACTGTTTGCCGAGGGCGGCATTGAAGCACTGTATTTTCATGGGCCACACAGCGGCTTGTCGCGGCGGGTGCAACCCCTGTTCGAACAGCAAGGCGACAGCGCTGCCACATTCGATGGTTGTCTGGTCTGGCATGAAGTGACGGCGAAGGGGGAAAGCTGA
- a CDS encoding disulfide bond formation protein B produces MSDDRLRLGRERRFLVLLGIICLALIGGALYLQVVLGEAPCPLCILQRYALLLIALFAFIGAALSSRRGVTVMETLVVISAIAGAGVAGHHVYTQFYPAVSCGIDVLQPFVDSLPLASIFPLVFQVDGFCSTPYPPILGLSLAQWALLAFVLTVILVPLGVVRNRKKTY; encoded by the coding sequence ATGAGTGACGACAGACTGCGTTTAGGACGTGAACGGCGCTTCCTGGTACTGCTGGGGATTATCTGCCTGGCGCTGATCGGCGGGGCCCTGTACCTGCAGGTGGTGCTGGGCGAGGCGCCTTGCCCGCTGTGTATCCTGCAACGCTATGCCTTGCTGCTGATCGCTCTGTTCGCCTTTATCGGGGCGGCCCTGAGTTCGCGACGTGGGGTGACGGTGATGGAGACCCTGGTGGTCATCAGCGCCATCGCGGGGGCCGGGGTGGCCGGGCACCATGTGTACACCCAGTTCTACCCGGCGGTGAGTTGCGGCATCGATGTGCTGCAGCCCTTTGTCGACAGTCTGCCGCTGGCGAGCATCTTTCCCCTGGTCTTCCAGGTGGACGGTTTCTGCTCTACGCCCTATCCGCCGATCCTGGGCCTGTCCCTGGCGCAATGGGCACTGCTGGCATTCGTGCTGACGGTGATCCTGGTGCCCCTGGGCGTGGTTCGCAACCGCAAGAAAACCTACTGA